The following proteins come from a genomic window of Acinetobacter sp. SAAs474:
- a CDS encoding class II aldolase/adducin family protein, translating into MTIKQSDVSVAEWEIRVKLAQCYHLIDYFGWTETIFNHISARLPGEEHHYLVNPFGLNYSEVRPENLLKVDLDGHKLHASEYDANPAGFALHSAVHGARADIRCLIHTHTTPISAIAQKQQGFKHDNFYGAQLLGRIAYHQFEGITLFQDEKVRMIQSFADKHILVLRNHGVAVGESSIEKAFFLLWTVQRAAEIQCQADAMGGEDVQLTADIQQKCTDLTAMLIQDSGFANKFFAAMLRKMQEK; encoded by the coding sequence ATGACTATAAAACAAAGTGATGTTTCCGTAGCGGAATGGGAAATTCGAGTAAAATTAGCACAGTGTTATCATTTAATTGATTATTTTGGGTGGACAGAAACTATTTTTAATCATATTTCTGCACGACTACCCGGTGAAGAGCATCATTATTTAGTTAACCCATTTGGTTTAAATTATTCAGAAGTTCGACCAGAAAATTTACTGAAAGTCGATTTAGATGGGCATAAGCTACATGCTTCTGAATATGATGCCAATCCTGCTGGTTTTGCTTTACATAGTGCAGTGCATGGCGCAAGAGCGGATATTCGCTGTTTAATTCATACCCATACCACGCCAATCAGTGCGATTGCACAAAAACAGCAGGGTTTTAAGCATGACAATTTTTATGGTGCTCAACTCTTGGGCAGAATTGCCTATCATCAGTTTGAAGGTATTACCTTATTTCAAGATGAAAAAGTACGTATGATACAAAGTTTTGCTGATAAACATATTTTAGTGCTGCGTAATCATGGTGTTGCTGTTGGAGAAAGCAGTATTGAAAAAGCTTTTTTCTTGCTATGGACCGTACAGCGCGCTGCTGAAATACAATGTCAGGCAGATGCAATGGGCGGTGAGGATGTACAGTTGACCGCAGATATTCAACAAAAATGTACAGATTTAACGGCAATGCTGATTCAAGACAGTGGTTTTGCTAATAAGTTTTTTGCAGCTATGTTACGCAAAATGCAAGAAAAATAA
- a CDS encoding 2-dehydropantoate 2-reductase, whose amino-acid sequence MQKDLKIAIYGAGAIGCVVAARLILAGYSAVSLIARGQNKQVLEAHGIRLKDLTGEYQVYPFQVVECPSVLEVQDYIFICTKFDALTQISKHLHTMLHPQTVVIPLINGVPFWYFYQDTSTQINHIKTLDPDGELIKTFPLAHLIGAVVFITAQLEAYGQVSSHNPYLLILGEPNQQMSERLAQLSQLFIASGIEVRQSTDIRDQIWTKVMANLSSNPLSVIASATLSDIYAHPYLRDIALNITQEVRQVAASYGARIKIDPCTFLSLGADMGPIYTSMWYDYQKKNPLELTNIIDAVLELAAVYAVPMPTTKLIAQLTRYLNQKNIQT is encoded by the coding sequence ATGCAAAAGGATTTAAAAATTGCGATATATGGTGCAGGTGCGATTGGCTGTGTGGTCGCGGCAAGACTGATTTTAGCAGGCTACTCAGCGGTGAGTCTGATTGCCCGTGGTCAAAATAAACAGGTACTTGAAGCGCATGGAATTCGCTTAAAAGATCTTACAGGTGAATATCAGGTTTATCCGTTTCAAGTTGTTGAGTGCCCAAGTGTGTTGGAAGTACAAGACTATATTTTTATTTGTACCAAATTTGATGCATTGACACAAATTAGCAAGCATTTACACACGATGTTGCATCCACAAACTGTCGTTATTCCGCTGATTAATGGCGTACCATTTTGGTATTTTTATCAAGATACATCGACTCAGATCAATCACATTAAAACATTAGATCCCGATGGTGAATTGATCAAAACTTTTCCTTTAGCGCATTTAATCGGTGCTGTGGTATTTATTACAGCACAACTTGAAGCTTATGGACAAGTGAGCTCCCATAATCCTTACCTATTAATTCTAGGTGAGCCAAACCAACAAATGTCTGAGCGTTTAGCACAGTTAAGTCAGTTATTTATCGCGAGTGGTATAGAAGTGCGTCAAAGTACAGATATTCGGGATCAAATTTGGACAAAAGTGATGGCAAATTTAAGTTCCAATCCTTTATCTGTCATTGCCTCAGCTACTTTAAGTGATATTTATGCACATCCTTATTTGCGTGATATTGCTTTAAATATCACACAGGAAGTACGTCAGGTTGCTGCCAGTTATGGTGCCAGAATTAAGATTGATCCATGTACTTTTTTAAGCTTAGGTGCAGATATGGGACCGATATATACCTCAATGTGGTATGACTATCAGAAAAAAAATCCTTTGGAATTAACCAATATTATCGATGCAGTACTGGAATTGGCCGCTGTTTATGCAGTGCCAATGCCAACCACCAAGTTAATTGCTCAATTAACACGATATCTTAATCAAAAAAATATTCAAACCTAA
- a CDS encoding ABC transporter ATP-binding protein, whose translation MKIVQQNMQGKPLLEVQNLTVAYGKVEALMNFNMRVNEGQIVSVVGPNGAGKTTLLSAIMGVLGSKGQIEFDGHIEQSPPIEKMVIRGLGLVPEKRELFGSMSIEDNLMLGAFQRYRHGDRSLKETLDQVYHIFPRLKERRMQQAGTLSGGERQMLAVGRALMAKPKLLMLDEPSLGLAPLITREIFKVIDQLRGQGVSILLVEQNARAALKLADYAYVLEMGELSMQGAGADLVEDPRIIESYLGINSKHQDVMTI comes from the coding sequence ATGAAAATTGTACAACAAAATATGCAGGGTAAGCCATTATTGGAAGTGCAAAATTTAACTGTTGCTTATGGCAAAGTTGAAGCATTGATGAACTTTAACATGCGCGTCAATGAAGGCCAAATTGTATCGGTAGTTGGACCTAATGGTGCTGGAAAAACCACATTACTCTCAGCCATTATGGGGGTTTTGGGTTCTAAGGGTCAGATTGAATTTGATGGTCATATTGAACAATCGCCTCCGATTGAGAAAATGGTTATTCGTGGTTTGGGGTTAGTACCAGAAAAGCGTGAGTTATTTGGTTCGATGAGCATTGAAGATAATTTGATGCTTGGTGCTTTTCAGCGCTATCGTCATGGTGATCGGAGTCTAAAAGAAACGCTGGATCAGGTTTATCATATTTTTCCCCGGTTAAAAGAGCGCAGAATGCAACAAGCGGGAACATTATCCGGTGGTGAACGCCAAATGCTTGCAGTGGGACGTGCCTTGATGGCCAAGCCGAAATTATTGATGCTCGATGAGCCAAGTTTAGGATTAGCGCCTTTAATTACACGTGAAATATTTAAAGTGATTGATCAATTACGTGGTCAAGGTGTATCCATTTTATTGGTAGAGCAAAATGCACGTGCGGCATTAAAACTGGCGGATTATGCCTATGTACTGGAAATGGGAGAGCTTTCTATGCAGGGGGCTGGTGCCGATCTGGTTGAAGATCCACGCATTATTGAAAGCTACTTGGGGATTAACAGCAAACATCAAGATGTGATGACGATTTAG
- a CDS encoding branched-chain amino acid ABC transporter ATP-binding protein/permease, translating into MKSKYLILIFIILMLVCPFILPTYQVTLLNYIGLNALVVLGLVLLTGVGGMTSFGQAALVGIGAYATAYLCVTEQLPVYLAWANGSTWLGLLLGLIITVVSALLVGSLTLKLSGHYLPLGTIAWGISLYYFFSTLDGLGGHSGISNIPSISIAHYVLDTNNKMFYLIWLIVFMAIFLTKNLLNSREGRAIRALKGGQIMAESMGVNTFRSKLIVFLIASIFASISGWLYAHTQTFINPTPFGLQMGIDYLFMALLGGVGNVWGAILGAGIFTMMRQWLQDLLPMILGSEGHYETIVFAIIIIVLMQRAPSGLWPYLCKFMPKFLQPTDSHIVIHPVEQRLAVTPLPAAGTLILEVKNITKKFGGLTANHNMSLNIHAGEVLALIGPNGAGKSTMFNQISGVDIPTSGDIVFNGQKINGIPSREIARLGLSRTFQHVKILPEMTVLENVVIGAHLRGQRGILSSMLHLDRHEENQLLNEAKYQLERVGLGEYLYSEAGSLALGQQRIVEIARALCARPSLLLLDEPAAGLRFKEKQALADLLSRLRAEGMAILLVEHDMDFVMNLADRVVVMEFGEKIAEGLPDEIQKNDAVLEAYLGGVA; encoded by the coding sequence TGATGTTGGTTTGTCCTTTTATATTACCGACGTATCAGGTGACATTATTAAATTATATTGGTCTTAATGCCTTAGTAGTTCTGGGATTGGTTCTGTTGACGGGTGTGGGAGGAATGACGAGTTTTGGTCAGGCAGCATTGGTCGGGATTGGTGCCTATGCAACGGCCTATTTATGTGTCACAGAACAACTGCCAGTTTACTTGGCATGGGCAAATGGTAGCACTTGGCTGGGTTTGTTACTGGGTTTGATTATTACCGTAGTCTCAGCATTACTTGTCGGCAGTTTAACTTTAAAGTTATCTGGACATTATCTGCCTTTAGGTACAATTGCTTGGGGAATTTCGCTGTACTATTTCTTCTCTACTTTAGATGGACTGGGAGGACATTCAGGGATTTCTAATATTCCAAGTATTTCGATTGCTCATTATGTGCTTGATACCAATAATAAAATGTTTTATTTAATTTGGCTGATTGTCTTTATGGCCATCTTTTTGACCAAAAACTTATTAAATTCACGTGAAGGTCGTGCAATTAGAGCATTAAAAGGTGGTCAAATTATGGCTGAATCTATGGGCGTAAATACCTTTAGATCTAAGTTGATCGTTTTTCTAATTGCTTCAATTTTTGCTTCAATATCAGGCTGGTTATATGCCCATACGCAAACATTTATCAATCCAACACCATTTGGTTTACAAATGGGTATTGATTATTTGTTTATGGCGTTGTTGGGTGGTGTTGGGAATGTTTGGGGAGCCATTTTAGGCGCGGGCATTTTCACCATGATGCGTCAATGGTTACAAGATCTCTTGCCGATGATTCTGGGGAGTGAAGGGCATTATGAAACGATTGTTTTTGCGATTATTATTATTGTATTAATGCAAAGAGCACCTTCAGGATTATGGCCATATCTATGTAAGTTTATGCCTAAATTTTTACAACCAACAGATTCACATATTGTCATTCATCCTGTTGAGCAGCGTTTAGCAGTTACGCCATTACCAGCAGCAGGTACACTCATTTTAGAAGTTAAAAATATTACTAAAAAATTTGGTGGCTTAACGGCAAATCACAACATGAGTTTAAATATTCATGCTGGAGAAGTTTTGGCCTTAATTGGTCCAAATGGTGCAGGAAAAAGTACCATGTTTAATCAAATTTCAGGGGTCGATATTCCGACCAGTGGCGATATTGTATTTAATGGACAAAAAATTAATGGTATTCCATCTCGTGAGATTGCACGGCTTGGTCTGAGTCGTACCTTTCAACATGTCAAAATATTACCAGAAATGACGGTATTGGAAAATGTAGTCATTGGTGCACATCTACGTGGCCAGCGCGGTATTTTATCCTCAATGTTACATTTGGATCGTCATGAAGAAAATCAACTCTTAAATGAAGCAAAGTATCAGCTAGAGCGGGTTGGATTGGGTGAATATTTATATAGTGAAGCTGGCAGCTTGGCACTTGGGCAACAACGTATTGTTGAAATTGCACGTGCACTGTGTGCCCGACCATCTTTATTGTTGTTAGATGAACCTGCTGCTGGATTACGATTTAAAGAAAAGCAAGCCCTGGCAGATTTATTAAGTCGCCTGCGTGCAGAAGGAATGGCGATTTTATTGGTTGAACATGATATGGATTTCGTGATGAATCTTGCAGATCGTGTGGTGGTCATGGAGTTTGGTGAAAAAATTGCTGAAGGTCTGCCAGATGAAATTCAAAAAAATGATGCTGTATTAGAGGCCTATCTTGGAGGTGTAGCATGA